One part of the Nostoc sp. PCC 7120 = FACHB-418 genome encodes these proteins:
- a CDS encoding cobalt-precorrin-6A reductase: MRLLILGGTGDAAELSAKVATIPGIEAIASLAGRTREPSLPSGNVRVGGFGGAPGLADYLRQMQVDLLIDATHPFAAQISENAALAADEVGIPRLMLIRPPWVKVAGDRWIEVDTTSAAAAILKNQAKRVFLTVGRQELSAFAHLQDIWFLMRMIDPPVAGVLVPPGVILCDRGPFTLPQEKNILIQHNIDTLVSKNSGGDATYAKIVAARELGVQVVMVNRPAVTGGEQVTDTDAAVAWLLEKL; the protein is encoded by the coding sequence ATGCGCTTGTTAATTCTGGGTGGAACTGGAGATGCAGCCGAACTCAGTGCTAAAGTTGCAACTATTCCAGGTATTGAGGCGATCGCATCTTTAGCTGGTCGTACCCGTGAACCCTCTCTCCCATCTGGTAACGTCCGTGTGGGGGGTTTTGGTGGTGCGCCTGGATTAGCTGACTATCTGCGTCAGATGCAGGTTGATTTATTAATTGACGCTACCCACCCTTTTGCTGCACAAATTTCTGAGAATGCGGCGCTGGCGGCTGATGAGGTGGGGATACCACGTTTGATGTTAATCCGTCCTCCCTGGGTGAAAGTAGCAGGCGATCGCTGGATAGAAGTTGACACTACAAGCGCCGCCGCCGCTATTTTAAAAAATCAAGCCAAAAGAGTATTTTTAACTGTTGGCAGACAAGAACTCTCCGCCTTTGCTCATCTACAAGATATTTGGTTTCTCATGCGGATGATTGACCCTCCGGTTGCTGGTGTTTTAGTTCCGCCTGGGGTGATATTGTGCGATCGCGGCCCCTTTACCCTACCCCAAGAAAAAAACATCCTCATTCAACATAATATTGATACTTTAGTTAGTAAAAATAGTGGCGGTGATGCCACCTATGCCAAGATTGTTGCAGCAAGAGAACTAGGCGTACAAGTTGTCATGGTCAATCGTCCAGCCGTAACAGGCGGCGAACAGGTGACAGACACAGATGCGGCGGTAGCCTGGCTGCTAGAAAAGTTGTAA
- a CDS encoding DUF4360 domain-containing protein, translating into MTKQNFTKTSINFVKAFLAASTMIMASVGPALANNKVEILGAEYGGNGCPDGSASVNVSPDGQELSILFDQFIALGNKAAERRKSCNMSIPIKVPQGFQISLYDADYRGYVAPGTTGRLRAEYFFAGQRGPVFSRTFRGETDYNVRDKLVTVGNVWSRCGDSVNMRVNAAMTASGQGMATVDSFDLAHRGLVYHVKYRKCR; encoded by the coding sequence ATGACCAAGCAAAACTTCACGAAAACATCTATCAACTTTGTAAAAGCTTTTCTGGCTGCCTCCACGATGATTATGGCTTCTGTTGGGCCTGCCCTTGCTAATAACAAAGTTGAAATTTTAGGTGCAGAATATGGTGGTAACGGTTGCCCTGATGGGTCTGCTAGTGTGAATGTTAGCCCTGATGGTCAAGAGTTAAGTATTCTATTTGATCAATTTATCGCTCTAGGCAATAAAGCAGCAGAACGTCGCAAAAGCTGTAATATGAGCATTCCGATTAAAGTACCCCAAGGCTTTCAAATTTCCCTCTATGATGCTGACTATCGGGGCTATGTTGCTCCTGGTACCACTGGGAGACTAAGAGCAGAGTACTTTTTTGCAGGTCAGCGCGGGCCAGTTTTCTCCAGAACATTTAGAGGCGAAACCGACTACAACGTCCGAGATAAATTAGTTACTGTGGGTAATGTTTGGTCACGTTGTGGTGACAGTGTAAATATGCGTGTGAATGCTGCAATGACTGCTAGTGGGCAAGGGATGGCAACTGTTGACTCTTTTGACCTAGCTCACCGTGGCTTGGTTTATCACGTTAAATATCGCAAGTGCCGTTAG
- the xseB gene encoding exodeoxyribonuclease VII small subunit → MVKRKNSDNSDTVAHGNYEAKVAEIEAIISRIESGELELEAVFEQFANAVEYLRQCDTFLQQRQQQMDLLIETLNDEDNSEL, encoded by the coding sequence ATGGTTAAGCGTAAGAACTCCGATAATTCGGATACTGTGGCACATGGTAATTACGAGGCAAAGGTTGCAGAAATAGAAGCGATTATTTCACGGATTGAATCAGGAGAATTGGAACTAGAAGCCGTTTTTGAGCAGTTTGCCAATGCCGTCGAATATTTACGCCAATGCGATACTTTTTTACAGCAACGACAGCAACAGATGGATTTGTTAATTGAAACTTTGAATGATGAAGACAATTCAGAGTTATAA
- a CDS encoding cyanophycin synthetase has translation MPLVTSIIQKIAPQIGAVVVVDPEYELVGHITFKNGKKSFFSTTKLNINGFGSAEIAKDKGYSKFFLKHFGYHVTEGQTFFSQKFCKKIGNKRDIDAGFEYAKLIGFPVIIKPINLSQGKLVTKVHNKTEYYQVAKKIFRANAGLIVERFYLGKDYRIVVIDDEIIAAYQRLPLSVIGDGKSTVTELIQRKQDGFIQTLRKKIIDVDDFRIKRKLQKQSLTLNSIIPNGKVVYLLDNANLSSGGEAVDVTDNIHPDFQKLALNVTKDMGLRLMGLDIITQDITRPMVDYVIIEVNGSPGLTHYASIGDIQTKRVEDLYLKVLKALETEYNSKN, from the coding sequence ATGCCATTAGTCACGTCAATAATTCAGAAGATAGCACCCCAAATAGGTGCGGTTGTTGTGGTAGATCCAGAATATGAATTAGTGGGGCATATTACATTTAAAAATGGGAAAAAATCATTTTTTAGTACCACGAAATTAAATATTAACGGTTTTGGTTCCGCAGAGATAGCAAAAGATAAGGGTTATTCAAAATTTTTCCTTAAACATTTTGGTTATCATGTGACCGAAGGACAAACATTTTTTAGTCAGAAGTTTTGTAAAAAAATAGGTAATAAAAGAGATATTGATGCTGGATTTGAATATGCTAAACTTATTGGATTTCCAGTAATTATTAAACCTATTAATCTGAGCCAAGGAAAATTAGTTACAAAAGTACATAATAAAACGGAATATTATCAAGTAGCAAAAAAAATATTTCGAGCTAATGCAGGATTGATTGTTGAGAGATTTTATCTAGGTAAAGATTATAGAATTGTGGTGATAGACGATGAAATCATAGCGGCATATCAAAGGCTACCTCTATCAGTAATTGGAGATGGAAAATCAACTGTTACAGAATTAATACAACGTAAGCAAGATGGTTTTATCCAAACTTTGAGAAAAAAAATTATTGATGTTGATGACTTTAGGATTAAACGCAAGTTGCAGAAGCAAAGTCTCACTTTAAACAGTATTATTCCCAACGGTAAGGTTGTGTATCTTTTAGATAATGCCAATTTATCTAGTGGTGGTGAAGCCGTGGATGTTACGGACAATATTCATCCTGACTTTCAGAAATTGGCTTTAAATGTCACAAAAGATATGGGATTACGATTAATGGGTTTGGATATAATTACTCAAGATATTACCAGACCAATGGTAGATTATGTGATTATTGAAGTTAATGGTTCTCCTGGCTTGACACATTATGCTTCCATTGGCGATATTCAAACTAAGAGAGTGGAAGACTTATATCTCAAAGTTTTGAAAGCATTGGAAACCGAGTACAACAGCAAAAATTAA
- a CDS encoding glycoside hydrolase family 10 protein — protein MVSTTTRFSDIPNHWARPFIEALAARRILNGYPDGTFRPNNSVTRAEFAAIVAAVFNISVKRPYINFTDVPTSNWAANAIKKAYETGFLSGFPDKTFRPSNQISRGDILVSLVNGLEIATKIKPDLLEKLPEIYQDGANIPAYGRNQIAIATSAGLISSFPNIKSLNFTTAATRGDVATIIYQALVYLGQAEKIASVYLVIPPKPTLPTVRVSHNREFRGAWITTVWNSDWPSKAGLSVAQQQAELVAILTRLQQLNFNAVILQVRPEGDALYASELEPWSAWLTGTPGKAPEPFYDPLQFAIAEAHKRNLEVHAWFNPYRAKTSTRSAPNVRPHISVTNPEVVYQWGNQLWMDPGIKIVQDRAYNVIIDVVRRYDIDAVHLDDYFYPYPIQGQAFPDDKTYAAYKSAGGQLSLNDWRRQNVDQMVLRLSQGIKATKSYVKFGISPFGIYRPGQPPGITGLDAYSVLYADAKKWLEQGWVDYLAPQLYWRTDQTNQSYPVLLKWWTEINSKRRHIYAGNNIGQLDGKAWKNEEIEKQVKISRNQAGELSLGNIFFSVSSIIENRQDISTTFQNSLYTTPAIAPAMPWQTATTPPPPKELQVNNRRLSWQPGDNQPVRSWTLYRQSGSNWILQRVLSAGTNFATVQPGTYAVCAVDRLANESQGVVISVS, from the coding sequence ATGGTATCTACTACTACACGTTTTTCAGATATTCCCAACCATTGGGCGCGTCCGTTCATCGAAGCTTTGGCAGCAAGACGGATTTTAAATGGCTATCCTGATGGAACTTTTCGCCCTAATAATTCAGTTACCCGTGCTGAGTTCGCCGCTATAGTTGCAGCCGTATTTAATATTTCCGTAAAACGTCCGTACATTAATTTTACTGACGTACCGACAAGTAATTGGGCAGCAAATGCCATTAAAAAAGCTTACGAAACCGGATTCTTGAGTGGTTTCCCTGATAAAACTTTCCGTCCTAGTAATCAAATCTCTAGGGGGGATATCTTAGTATCTCTAGTCAATGGACTGGAAATAGCGACAAAGATTAAACCGGATTTACTAGAAAAATTACCGGAAATTTATCAAGATGGAGCTAATATACCAGCTTATGGCAGAAATCAAATTGCGATCGCCACTAGTGCAGGTTTAATCTCCAGTTTTCCCAATATCAAATCACTTAACTTCACTACGGCGGCTACTCGTGGTGATGTCGCCACAATTATTTATCAAGCTTTAGTTTATCTCGGTCAGGCAGAAAAGATTGCCTCTGTTTACTTGGTGATACCCCCAAAACCCACCTTACCCACCGTGCGAGTCAGCCATAACAGAGAGTTCCGGGGGGCTTGGATAACCACAGTCTGGAATAGTGATTGGCCTTCCAAAGCTGGACTTTCTGTAGCTCAACAGCAGGCTGAATTGGTGGCAATTCTTACCCGTCTCCAACAGTTGAATTTCAACGCCGTAATTTTGCAAGTGCGACCAGAAGGAGATGCTTTATATGCGTCCGAGTTAGAACCTTGGAGTGCTTGGCTAACAGGGACTCCTGGCAAAGCTCCAGAACCATTTTACGACCCATTACAGTTTGCGATCGCCGAGGCTCACAAACGCAACCTAGAAGTCCATGCTTGGTTCAACCCCTACCGCGCCAAAACAAGCACCAGGAGTGCGCCTAACGTTCGTCCCCACATCTCCGTCACCAATCCAGAGGTAGTCTATCAATGGGGTAATCAATTGTGGATGGACCCAGGGATAAAAATTGTCCAAGATAGAGCTTACAACGTCATCATTGATGTTGTCCGCCGTTATGACATAGATGCAGTCCACCTCGATGATTATTTCTATCCCTATCCCATTCAAGGCCAGGCTTTTCCCGATGATAAAACCTACGCTGCCTATAAATCAGCAGGTGGACAACTTAGCTTAAACGACTGGCGACGGCAAAACGTTGATCAAATGGTGTTGCGACTGTCTCAAGGAATCAAAGCGACAAAATCTTACGTTAAATTTGGTATCAGCCCCTTTGGCATCTATCGCCCCGGACAGCCACCAGGAATCACAGGCTTGGATGCCTATAGTGTACTGTATGCTGATGCCAAGAAATGGTTAGAGCAAGGCTGGGTGGATTATTTAGCACCGCAACTATATTGGCGTACTGACCAAACCAATCAGAGTTATCCTGTATTGCTGAAATGGTGGACAGAAATTAATTCTAAGCGGCGACACATTTACGCAGGTAACAATATTGGACAACTTGACGGTAAGGCTTGGAAAAATGAAGAGATAGAAAAACAAGTCAAAATCAGCCGCAATCAAGCCGGAGAACTATCTCTGGGCAATATCTTTTTTAGCGTCAGTTCCATCATTGAAAATCGCCAAGATATATCGACAACTTTCCAAAATTCACTTTATACTACACCTGCCATAGCACCTGCTATGCCTTGGCAGACTGCAACTACACCACCTCCACCAAAAGAACTGCAAGTCAACAACCGCAGACTCAGTTGGCAACCAGGAGATAATCAACCAGTCCGTTCTTGGACACTCTATCGTCAAAGTGGCAGTAATTGGATACTACAGCGAGTCTTGTCTGCTGGGACAAACTTTGCCACAGTCCAACCAGGAACCTATGCTGTCTGTGCAGTAGACAGGTTAGCAAATGAGAGCCAGGGTGTAGTCATTAGCGTTAGTTGA
- a CDS encoding DUF1636 domain-containing protein — MTTDNSLGVAEHTLFVCKTCASVWQDGKRVGESGGQKLLNQLQQLAQEWELRDKFPIQEVECMSACNRSCVVAFTGKGKLTYLFGDLAVDDHASAVLECAGKYYDKADGLLPWSERPEPLKKGILARIPT, encoded by the coding sequence ATGACTACTGATAATTCTTTGGGTGTGGCAGAACACACACTATTTGTTTGTAAAACCTGCGCTAGTGTTTGGCAAGATGGTAAACGTGTAGGTGAAAGCGGTGGTCAAAAACTTTTAAATCAACTCCAACAGCTAGCACAAGAGTGGGAGTTACGCGATAAATTCCCTATCCAAGAAGTGGAATGTATGAGTGCTTGCAACCGTTCTTGTGTTGTAGCCTTTACAGGGAAAGGTAAATTAACTTATTTATTTGGGGATTTAGCTGTAGATGATCATGCCTCTGCGGTATTGGAATGTGCTGGTAAATACTACGATAAAGCAGATGGTTTACTACCTTGGTCAGAACGTCCCGAACCTTTGAAAAAAGGCATTCTCGCCAGGATTCCTACCTAA
- the rbsK gene encoding ribokinase, protein MSIIVFGSINIDLVATAPKLPGAGETLLGEDFFKVPGGKGANQAVALARLGVPTQMVGRVGAQSFGAELMQNLQDAGVQTDNIFVDETASSGVAMITVAHNGENQIVVIPGANGRVNQVDVERLSRILPTATALLLQLEIPVPAVIAAAQAARSNNITVILDPAPAPSDLPTELYSFVDIITPNEVEAGQLVGFPVDGEDAARKAAGVLLQKGVKSAIVKLGAKGVVCATNKETFFVPAFSVDTLDTVAAGDAFNGGLATALYSGLSLHQAVIWGAAAGALAATKLGAQTSLPDKLTFEAFLKERVL, encoded by the coding sequence ATGAGCATTATCGTCTTCGGTAGCATCAATATAGATTTAGTTGCCACAGCACCCAAGTTACCAGGTGCAGGAGAAACCTTACTGGGAGAAGACTTTTTCAAGGTTCCTGGGGGTAAAGGTGCAAACCAAGCTGTAGCATTAGCAAGATTGGGAGTTCCTACCCAGATGGTGGGACGCGTCGGCGCACAGAGTTTTGGTGCAGAACTGATGCAAAATCTGCAAGACGCTGGCGTACAAACTGACAATATTTTTGTAGATGAAACTGCAAGTTCTGGAGTGGCGATGATCACCGTAGCTCATAACGGTGAAAATCAAATAGTTGTCATTCCTGGTGCTAATGGGCGAGTCAATCAAGTAGATGTAGAACGATTATCACGCATATTACCAACAGCTACAGCCCTGCTATTACAATTAGAAATTCCTGTACCTGCCGTTATCGCAGCTGCCCAAGCAGCAAGAAGTAACAATATTACAGTAATTTTAGACCCCGCACCTGCACCATCAGATTTACCAACAGAACTTTACTCCTTTGTTGATATCATTACCCCCAATGAAGTAGAAGCTGGGCAACTTGTGGGCTTTCCGGTAGACGGGGAAGATGCAGCGCGAAAGGCAGCAGGGGTGTTATTGCAAAAGGGCGTGAAAAGTGCGATCGTTAAACTGGGCGCTAAAGGTGTTGTTTGTGCCACAAACAAAGAGACATTTTTTGTCCCAGCCTTCTCCGTGGATACGCTTGATACTGTAGCGGCTGGTGATGCCTTTAATGGTGGTTTAGCAACAGCACTTTATTCTGGGCTTTCCTTACATCAGGCAGTTATTTGGGGTGCGGCGGCAGGTGCTTTAGCCGCAACAAAATTAGGCGCACAAACTTCGTTGCCTGACAAGTTGACATTTGAGGCCTTCCTCAAGGAAAGGGTTTTGTGA
- a CDS encoding vWA domain-containing protein, producing MVKTSYEFDQPILPAGFSLKANILLRFRAEIPESPRRNLNLSLVIDRSGSMAGAALHHALKAAESVVDQLEPKDILSVVVYDDAVDTVVPPQPVTDKPALKKSIRQVRAGGITNLSGGWLKGCEYVKHQLDPQKINRVLLLTDGHANMGIQDPKILTATSTQKAEEGITTTTLGFAQGFNEDLLIGMARAANGNFYFIQSIDEAAEVFSIELDSLRSVVGQNLKVTLELADGITLVDTLSLAKVSQNEAGQPVITLGELYEGEDKLLGLSLMISSAQVGELPLMRLHYSADVVQNDIIQSVSGTTDVITKVGTVEESALASSSHIILDLSRLTIAKAKETALELAEHGQHQAAEKTLRDLVQYLRDQGLNENFEIAEEIDQLEYFAGRIAQQALGNAGRKELRDQSYQTMTRNRGDLAGRGVTAGDEVYAMPVVNEIGTGVELSCVREGGKLRIKVISDGYDQTKNVQFPRSIRAEGARYIVEGLELSSNGSFYRVVGKVSRFAKPGETDIFVAPRQSRSTSTSKASKAPATAADLPTTDTIDHGVLIQCVKDGSKLRARVVSDGYEPDWNMRFPRSIREEGMLYVVEEVKTAPDGKSYIASGEIKRFLQPNITN from the coding sequence ATGGTAAAAACAAGTTATGAATTCGACCAACCTATTTTACCTGCCGGATTTTCATTAAAGGCTAATATCCTACTGCGTTTTCGTGCGGAAATACCCGAATCTCCCCGACGCAACCTTAACCTTTCCCTTGTAATTGACCGCTCAGGTTCTATGGCAGGTGCAGCTTTACATCATGCGCTGAAGGCGGCTGAATCTGTGGTAGATCAACTTGAGCCAAAGGATATTCTCTCAGTGGTCGTCTACGATGATGCAGTAGATACCGTTGTTCCACCCCAACCTGTAACTGACAAACCTGCGCTCAAAAAGTCCATACGTCAGGTGAGGGCGGGTGGTATTACTAACTTATCGGGGGGATGGCTTAAGGGCTGCGAATATGTCAAGCATCAACTCGATCCGCAAAAAATTAATCGTGTGCTGCTGCTGACTGATGGTCACGCCAATATGGGTATTCAAGACCCAAAGATACTCACAGCCACGTCAACCCAAAAAGCGGAGGAAGGTATTACTACAACTACTTTGGGTTTTGCTCAAGGTTTCAATGAGGATCTACTAATTGGGATGGCGAGAGCTGCTAATGGCAACTTCTACTTCATTCAAAGCATTGATGAAGCAGCAGAAGTTTTTAGCATTGAACTAGATAGTCTTAGATCTGTAGTAGGTCAAAACTTGAAAGTAACACTAGAGTTAGCTGATGGTATCACTCTGGTTGATACTTTAAGTCTTGCTAAAGTTAGCCAAAATGAAGCTGGTCAACCTGTAATTACCTTGGGGGAGCTTTACGAGGGAGAAGACAAACTTCTGGGTTTGAGTTTGATGATATCCTCTGCTCAAGTAGGTGAATTACCATTGATGAGGCTGCATTACAGTGCTGATGTAGTGCAGAATGACATTATTCAAAGTGTTTCCGGGACAACAGATGTTATAACCAAAGTTGGGACAGTTGAGGAATCAGCGTTAGCCTCTTCCAGTCATATTATCCTTGACCTCAGCCGCCTGACGATCGCTAAAGCTAAAGAAACAGCCCTCGAATTAGCAGAACATGGTCAGCATCAAGCTGCGGAAAAAACCCTCCGTGATTTGGTGCAGTATCTCCGAGACCAAGGCTTAAATGAGAATTTTGAAATTGCGGAAGAGATTGATCAGCTGGAGTATTTCGCAGGTCGAATCGCACAACAAGCTCTAGGTAACGCCGGACGTAAAGAACTGCGGGATCAAAGTTATCAGACAATGACGCGCAATCGCGGTGATTTGGCGGGGCGCGGTGTCACTGCTGGCGATGAAGTATACGCAATGCCGGTTGTCAATGAAATCGGTACTGGTGTGGAACTTTCTTGCGTCCGCGAAGGCGGTAAACTACGGATTAAAGTTATATCTGATGGTTACGACCAAACTAAAAATGTTCAATTTCCCCGTTCTATTCGTGCTGAAGGAGCGCGGTATATTGTTGAAGGGCTAGAATTGTCAAGCAATGGCTCTTTCTACCGTGTAGTTGGCAAAGTCAGCCGTTTTGCCAAACCTGGCGAAACAGATATTTTTGTTGCTCCTAGACAATCGAGGTCAACTAGCACAAGTAAAGCCTCCAAAGCCCCAGCTACTGCGGCTGATCTTCCCACCACTGATACCATAGATCATGGTGTTCTCATTCAATGCGTCAAAGATGGCAGCAAGTTACGCGCTAGAGTAGTTTCCGACGGATATGAACCGGATTGGAATATGCGTTTTCCCCGTTCCATTCGTGAGGAAGGAATGCTTTATGTGGTTGAGGAAGTGAAGACAGCACCCGATGGCAAGTCTTATATTGCTTCTGGTGAGATTAAGCGATTTTTACAACCGAATATTACTAACTAA
- the xseA gene encoding exodeoxyribonuclease VII large subunit, whose protein sequence is MAADFAASVILDTALSVSGLTDYLRLLLEHDEQLRQVWVVGEVSSTNHHRSGLFFTLQDPDGSAAIKCVVWSSQVPKLAQLPVAGEQLIVLGSIRLYPQRGEYQLSVWQAVPAGVGLQALRYQQLKNRLLAEGLFDPQRKRSLPIHPQTIAVVTSPTAAAWGDIQKTLKHRYPGLHVLFSPATVQGEQAPESIVKAIARVEKDGRAEVLILSRGGGAVEELACFNDERVVRAVAECSIPVVTGIGHQRDESLVDLVADVCVHTPTAAAEKVVPSLAELSNQHRQRIIALHQVLLHTQTSAENQLQTLRNRLQNLRLDRHLQQEAQKLNWQRQRLLQLTMGRSQQAKQHLELLRQKLISLDPKSVLQRGYAVVRQENGAIARSADELAVGNELFIQLAQGEVKAKVIEVEQRQ, encoded by the coding sequence ATGGCTGCCGATTTTGCCGCTTCCGTAATTCTAGATACAGCACTTTCTGTATCTGGATTAACTGATTATCTCCGCTTACTGCTGGAACATGATGAGCAACTACGGCAAGTGTGGGTAGTTGGGGAAGTTTCTAGTACTAATCATCACCGTAGTGGGTTATTTTTTACACTTCAAGATCCTGATGGTTCCGCAGCCATTAAGTGCGTGGTATGGAGTAGCCAAGTACCAAAACTTGCTCAACTACCCGTAGCGGGTGAACAACTAATTGTTTTGGGCAGTATTCGTTTATATCCACAAAGGGGAGAGTATCAATTATCAGTCTGGCAAGCTGTACCTGCTGGAGTTGGTTTACAAGCACTACGTTATCAGCAACTCAAAAATCGCTTGTTGGCTGAGGGGTTGTTCGACCCCCAAAGAAAGCGATCGCTTCCTATCCATCCCCAAACCATCGCCGTTGTTACTTCACCGACGGCTGCGGCTTGGGGTGATATTCAAAAAACCCTTAAACATAGATATCCCGGTTTACACGTTTTATTTTCTCCTGCCACAGTCCAAGGTGAACAAGCTCCAGAATCTATTGTGAAGGCGATCGCACGAGTAGAAAAAGATGGTCGTGCTGAGGTACTAATCTTATCGCGTGGGGGTGGTGCAGTAGAGGAATTAGCTTGCTTTAATGATGAGCGTGTAGTCCGCGCTGTAGCTGAGTGTTCCATACCCGTAGTTACTGGGATTGGTCATCAACGAGACGAGTCTTTAGTAGATTTAGTAGCTGATGTTTGTGTGCATACACCGACGGCGGCGGCAGAAAAGGTTGTACCATCACTGGCAGAATTATCCAATCAACATCGTCAGCGTATTATCGCCTTACATCAAGTTTTACTGCATACCCAAACCTCCGCAGAAAACCAACTACAAACACTACGCAACCGTTTGCAGAATCTCCGTTTAGATAGACACTTGCAACAAGAGGCGCAAAAATTAAATTGGCAACGTCAGCGATTGTTGCAGTTAACAATGGGGCGATCGCAGCAAGCCAAGCAGCACTTAGAACTTTTGCGACAAAAATTGATCAGCCTCGACCCCAAATCCGTATTACAGCGTGGTTATGCAGTGGTGAGACAAGAAAACGGTGCGATCGCTCGTTCTGCCGATGAATTAGCTGTAGGAAATGAGTTATTCATTCAACTGGCACAAGGTGAAGTTAAGGCCAAAGTGATAGAAGTAGAACAACGGCAATGA